From a single Drosophila sulfurigaster albostrigata strain 15112-1811.04 chromosome 3, ASM2355843v2, whole genome shotgun sequence genomic region:
- the LOC133844811 gene encoding carboxypeptidase B1, with the protein MLLSDGTLRFTLLVILLSITNFNRTAALNVSRGDIVPALNTDDYYSYEDMLQYLDELTAAFPQRVWTKDVGTTYENRTLRTITITNGDGRAGKKVILLVAAAHAREWLTPVAALYTVEQLVINVTENAHLLQDYDWIVMPMVNPDGYEYSRSTDKEWRNNRSPNGGNCFGTNLNRNYDIGWLIGYAAQKDPCHEHYAASKPFSEVETQAVRDIMQDLVKSGRGVMYLTLHSRHRCVYYPWVHKSTPAANVKQLREIAKIGAEAMQSAAGTPFTYEQAGAEDPFGGTSLDYAYSIGFPLSYALELSGVRGENDFSFWPPTNLLKDLADESWLGIRAMAVKAIEYYPINQTSITTAYNLSNNLKILLLLCLITLLSG; encoded by the exons ATGTTGCTCAGTGATGGCACTTTAAGGTTCACGCTGCTTGTAAtactgttatcgataacaaattttaatcgAACTGCTGCATTAAACGTGTCACGAGGTGATATCGTGCCCGCTTTGAATACGGATGATTATTACAGTTACGAAGACATGTTGCAGTATTTGGATGAGTTGACAGCGGCTTTTCCACAGCGTGTGTGGACAAAAGATGTGGGGACTACGTATGAGAATCGCACACTGCGAACTATAACGATAACTAATGGAGATGGCAGAGCTGGGAAGAAAGTTATACTTCTAGTAGCCGCTGCACATGCTCGTGAGTGGTTGACTCCAGTTGCTGCTTTATACACAGTGGAACAACTTGTGATTAATGTGACTGAAAATGCACATTTGCTGCAGGATTACGATTGGATTGTGATGCCCATGGTTAATCCCGATGGTTACGAGTATTCACGCAGCACGGATAAAGAGTGGCGCAACAATCGCTCGCCGAATGGCGGCAACTGCTTTGGCACCAATCTGAATCGCAACTACGATATTGGCTGGCTCATTGGCTATGCGGCTCAAAAGGATCCGTGTCACGAACATTATGCTGCCAGTAAACCCTTCTCGGAAGTCGAAACTCAAGCTGTGCGTGATATAATGCAGGATTTGGTAAAGTCGGGCAGAGGAGTGATGTATCTAACTCTCCATTCGAGGCACAGATGCGTCTACTATCCTTGGGTGCACAAGAG CACTCCCGCTGCAAATGTCAAGCAACTGCGCGAAATTGCCAAAATTGGCGCTGAGGCTATGCAAAGTGCGGCGGGCACACCGTTCACCTATGAACAGGCTGGCGCAGAGGATCCTTTTGGTGGCACAAGCTTGGATTATGCCTACTCTATTGGTTTTCCACTTTCCTACGCCTTGGAGCTGTCGGGAGTGCGTGGCGAAAATGACTTTAGCTTTTGGCCACCAACGAATTTGCTTAAAGATCTAGCCGATGAGTCGTGGTTGGGCATTAGAGCCATGGCCGTAAAGGCCATCGAATACTATCCAATTAATCAAACCAGTATCACAACTGCTTATAACTTAAGCAACAACCTCAAAATACTTTTACTATTATGCTTAATTACACTGTTGTCAGGCTAA